The Panicum virgatum strain AP13 chromosome 5K, P.virgatum_v5, whole genome shotgun sequence genome has a window encoding:
- the LOC120706561 gene encoding uncharacterized protein LOC120706561: protein MTRAGCGLRPPPCPVPLPCEEPTPGLASTHSESTPRAPLFPSSAPSPPHPGTPGPPRVFHCDRRPMVWHLAGTRGFWDRGSVVPRSADVVAHRLCAFSDGIRELHFGKIIVILSICQLSICARSKDG, encoded by the exons ATGACGCGTGCTGGCTGCGGCCTTCGGCCACCACCGTGCCCCGTGCCCTTACCCTGCGAAGAGCCAACGCCGGGCCTCGCCTCCACGCACAGCGAATCTACGCCCCGTGCACCGCTGTTcccttcctctgctccctcGCCTCCGCATCCAGGAACACCGGGCCCTCCTAGGGTATTCCACTGCGACCGGCGGCCCATGGTATGGCATCTAGCAGGGACGCGCGGCTTCTGGGATCGGGGGTCTGTTGTCCCCAGATCCGCCGATGTCGTTGCCCACCG GCTATGTGCATTCTCTGATGGCATCCGTGAGTTACATTTCG GAAAGATAATTGTCATTCTTTCTATATGCCAATTATCAATTTGTGCAAGAAGCAAAGATGGCTGA